One genomic region from Sulfurimonas sp. encodes:
- a CDS encoding MFS transporter has protein sequence MAGFKDLKGQGHAPTLFMAFLYFDMSFMVWTMLGPLSTEITEALALGGHIMTAGEKATLLSLPILSGAILRIVLGFGVDKLGAKMTALISQSIVIVSLLTAFFMGDNITYNALLIVALGLGFAGASFAVALPQAGQWYPPKLQGVVLGIAGAGNIGVVIDFLFAPKIAEIWGWSSVFGVGAAMSIIVIIAYAFMAKDAPSDIYTARPKKVKDYIKLLGDKDTWWFSLFYAISFGGFVGFAGYMKVYLMNTYSADMSSFGLEMLDETNVKVIAGYFGALCIFAGAILRPVGGNIADKIGGVKSLYFFYSAVAVLVTISALVELPFTLAILVLFLIMANLGMANGAVFQLVPQRFGKDIGIMTGLVGCAGGLGGTALIKTLGWSKGAFDGYTAGFLIFACVVLVAIMGLSLVKTRWRTTWGFKAGGRI, from the coding sequence ATGGCAGGTTTTAAAGATTTAAAAGGACAAGGACACGCTCCAACTCTATTTATGGCATTTTTATATTTTGATATGAGTTTTATGGTTTGGACAATGTTAGGTCCACTTAGTACAGAAATAACAGAAGCTCTTGCTCTTGGTGGTCATATAATGACAGCAGGAGAAAAAGCAACTCTACTTTCACTTCCTATACTCTCTGGTGCGATTTTAAGAATAGTTCTTGGATTTGGAGTTGATAAACTAGGTGCAAAAATGACAGCTTTAATCTCTCAAAGCATAGTTATTGTTTCTCTTTTAACAGCTTTTTTCATGGGTGATAATATAACTTATAATGCACTTCTTATAGTAGCACTTGGTCTTGGTTTTGCTGGAGCTTCATTTGCAGTTGCCCTTCCACAAGCAGGGCAATGGTATCCACCAAAACTACAAGGTGTAGTTTTAGGAATTGCTGGAGCTGGGAATATTGGTGTAGTAATTGATTTTCTTTTTGCCCCAAAAATTGCAGAAATATGGGGTTGGTCATCTGTTTTTGGTGTAGGTGCGGCAATGTCAATTATTGTTATTATCGCTTATGCTTTTATGGCAAAAGATGCCCCTTCAGATATTTATACTGCTCGTCCTAAAAAAGTAAAAGATTACATAAAACTTTTAGGTGATAAAGACACTTGGTGGTTTTCACTGTTTTATGCGATTAGTTTTGGTGGGTTTGTAGGATTTGCTGGATATATGAAAGTTTATCTTATGAATACATACAGTGCAGATATGTCTTCTTTTGGTTTAGAGATGCTAGATGAAACAAATGTAAAAGTAATCGCGGGTTACTTTGGAGCTTTATGTATCTTTGCAGGTGCAATTCTTCGTCCTGTTGGTGGGAACATTGCAGATAAGATAGGTGGTGTTAAATCACTTTACTTTTTTTATAGTGCAGTAGCAGTTTTAGTAACTATTAGCGCTTTAGTTGAGTTACCATTTACACTTGCTATATTAGTTTTGTTTTTAATCATGGCTAACTTAGGAATGGCAAATGGTGCAGTATTTCAACTAGTTCCACAAAGATTTGGTAAAGACATCGGTATCATGACAGGTCTTGTTGGTTGTGCAGGTGGACTTGGTGGAACAGCACTCATAAAAACTCTAGGTTGGAGTAAAGGTGCTTTTGATGGCTATACAGCAGGATTTTTAATCTTTGCTTGTGTTGTTCTTGTTGCAATCATGGGACTTAGTTTGGTTAAAACTAGATGGAGGACTACTTGGGGTTTTAAAGCTGGAGGAAGAATTTAG
- a CDS encoding chemotaxis protein CheB, which produces MKTPSKIVLIGASTGGPGQIEKIIKKLPLLKDSAIIIAQHMSAGFMYSFSKQLQAHNDNTILVAQDKEYVEVAKVYTCCGDIKLKQDNAGIYFIKKELVDKTNFNPDINKVFNSFLPICKNVEILCVILTGIGRDGVDACKALSLSGCKTITEDEQSAIVDGMTGNARAEVKDIKVMSIDAIVKEITGFCS; this is translated from the coding sequence ATGAAAACTCCAAGTAAAATAGTTCTTATCGGTGCATCAACTGGTGGACCTGGACAAATTGAAAAAATAATCAAAAAATTACCATTACTAAAAGACAGTGCTATTATTATTGCACAACATATGTCTGCTGGTTTTATGTATAGTTTTTCTAAACAGTTACAAGCGCATAATGATAATACTATTTTAGTTGCACAAGATAAAGAGTATGTAGAAGTAGCAAAGGTTTATACTTGTTGTGGAGATATTAAACTAAAACAAGACAACGCAGGTATATACTTTATAAAAAAAGAGCTCGTAGATAAAACGAATTTTAATCCAGATATAAACAAGGTATTTAACTCTTTTTTGCCAATATGTAAAAATGTTGAAATACTTTGTGTTATTTTAACAGGTATTGGAAGAGATGGAGTAGATGCTTGTAAGGCACTAAGTTTATCTGGATGCAAAACAATAACAGAAGATGAGCAAAGTGCTATTGTTGATGGAATGACTGGCAATGCAAGAGCAGAAGTAAAAGATATAAAAGTTATGAGTATAGATGCTATAGTAAAAGAGATAACGGGATTTTGTAGTTAA
- a CDS encoding CheR family methyltransferase, with translation MFGFFKKEKEQRIVEFKEPTDYVDISKIAAYFKDETGVDFDKQLSILRNRVMIFCQQREISSFTKLFTLIGVDKKIKQELVDCLTTNETFFYREFSQIEKLVNLVKNSVENVEILCAPSATGEEPYSIAIALLEAGVSSTRFKILGIDINDDALQKAKKAVYKQRNTKNLSSSIINKYFDVDNGLYSLRPTIKQLVSFRLANLFDTSFVKIGKFDYILSRNMLIYFDKQTKAKAKNILESMRKNDNQEIFFGHADLF, from the coding sequence ATGTTTGGTTTTTTTAAAAAAGAAAAAGAGCAAAGAATTGTAGAGTTTAAAGAGCCAACAGATTATGTAGATATAAGTAAAATAGCAGCATATTTTAAAGATGAAACAGGTGTTGACTTTGATAAGCAACTCTCAATACTTAGAAATAGAGTAATGATATTTTGTCAACAAAGAGAGATAAGTTCTTTTACTAAACTTTTTACTTTAATCGGGGTAGATAAAAAGATAAAACAAGAATTAGTGGATTGCTTAACAACAAATGAAACATTTTTTTATCGTGAATTTTCACAAATTGAAAAATTGGTTAATTTAGTAAAAAATAGTGTAGAAAATGTAGAGATACTTTGCGCACCATCTGCAACAGGAGAAGAGCCATACAGTATAGCCATAGCTTTACTTGAAGCAGGAGTAAGTTCAACAAGATTTAAAATACTTGGTATAGATATAAATGATGATGCTTTACAAAAAGCAAAAAAAGCTGTTTATAAACAAAGAAATACTAAAAATCTTTCTTCAAGTATCATAAATAAATATTTTGATGTAGATAATGGTTTATATAGTTTAAGACCTACTATAAAACAGCTTGTGTCTTTTAGATTAGCAAATTTATTTGATACATCTTTTGTAAAAATAGGAAAATTTGACTATATTTTATCAAGAAACATGTTGATATATTTTGATAAACAGACAAAAGCAAAAGCAAAAAATATTTTAGAAAGTATGAGAAAAAATGATAATCAAGAGATATTTTTCGGTCATGCCGATCTATTTTAG
- a CDS encoding DmsC/YnfH family molybdoenzyme membrane anchor subunit, whose translation MQTPLESFIDHKADTGMQCGNYSIDIPKLQEGEQYRFHFDATACIGCRCCEVACNEQNNNPADTKWRRVGEMEGGEFPAFTQLFNSMSCNHCIDPECLKGCPTSSYIKIEETGIVVHEDDTCIGCQYCTWNCPYGVPTFHEERKIVTKCHMCHERLDVGQTPACVQACPSGAIEIEVVNVQKWLDEDMAKEANMPFLPDANITKSTTRYTLPENLPTLKEIDEHILKPAHSELPLVFMTVLTQISIGGFFALFLGDILSLFGFAEPTFIMAIVVMLPAAIGLPLSALHLGRPFLALTAMKNIKTSWLSREALALGIFTALMNLIVILYFLDISQTMRLFVEFLTLIVGVFGIYSQSMIYRIKARPSWDRITTNLKFFGVSYIGAFLLAFVALILDFSSVALPLMSLGMMGAVAQIFFTYEDLRTLKSIKENKYQLLRTARLYDENFKKIMNFRFVCLFISGFFLPLIINVLLSSSIFLGASVVLGISIIMMTLSELSDRFLFYVTVVPLGMAGGFFVGKQR comes from the coding sequence ATGCAAACACCATTAGAGAGCTTTATAGACCACAAAGCTGACACAGGTATGCAGTGTGGAAATTATAGTATTGATATTCCTAAACTCCAAGAGGGTGAGCAGTATAGATTTCACTTTGATGCAACTGCTTGTATAGGTTGTCGTTGTTGTGAAGTGGCTTGTAATGAGCAAAACAATAATCCAGCAGATACTAAATGGAGAAGAGTTGGAGAGATGGAAGGTGGAGAGTTCCCTGCTTTTACGCAGCTTTTTAATTCTATGAGTTGTAACCATTGTATAGATCCAGAGTGTTTAAAAGGCTGTCCAACTTCTTCATATATAAAGATAGAAGAAACAGGAATAGTTGTCCATGAAGATGATACTTGTATAGGTTGCCAATACTGTACATGGAATTGTCCTTATGGTGTTCCAACCTTCCATGAAGAGAGAAAAATCGTTACTAAATGTCATATGTGTCATGAACGATTAGATGTTGGACAGACTCCTGCTTGTGTTCAAGCCTGTCCATCTGGAGCGATTGAGATAGAAGTTGTAAATGTACAAAAATGGTTAGATGAAGATATGGCAAAAGAGGCTAATATGCCATTTTTACCAGATGCAAATATTACAAAATCCACAACAAGATATACTCTACCTGAGAATTTACCAACTTTAAAAGAGATAGACGAGCATATACTCAAGCCTGCTCACTCTGAGCTTCCTTTAGTTTTTATGACGGTACTTACTCAAATCTCGATTGGTGGATTTTTTGCTTTGTTTTTAGGGGATATTTTGAGTCTTTTTGGTTTTGCAGAGCCTACCTTTATTATGGCTATTGTAGTTATGCTTCCAGCAGCTATTGGACTTCCTTTATCTGCATTACACCTTGGTCGCCCATTTTTAGCATTAACTGCTATGAAAAATATTAAAACATCATGGCTCTCTCGTGAAGCACTTGCTCTTGGCATCTTTACAGCGTTGATGAACCTTATAGTAATCCTTTATTTTTTAGATATTTCACAAACTATGCGACTTTTTGTAGAGTTTTTAACTTTAATCGTTGGAGTTTTTGGTATCTATTCTCAAAGTATGATTTACCGCATAAAAGCTCGACCGTCATGGGATAGAATAACAACAAACCTGAAGTTTTTTGGAGTTAGTTATATAGGGGCATTTTTACTTGCATTTGTTGCTTTAATACTTGACTTTAGTTCTGTTGCTCTTCCTTTAATGTCTTTAGGAATGATGGGGGCTGTTGCTCAAATATTTTTTACTTATGAAGATTTAAGAACATTAAAAAGTATCAAAGAAAATAAGTATCAGCTTTTAAGAACAGCAAGATTGTATGATGAAAATTTTAAAAAGATTATGAACTTTCGCTTTGTTTGTTTATTTATTTCAGGATTTTTTCTTCCTTTAATAATAAATGTACTTTTAAGTTCGTCAATATTTTTAGGGGCTAGTGTTGTGTTAGGAATAAGTATCATTATGATGACACTAAGCGAACTTAGTGATAGATTTTTATTTTATGTAACTGTTGTTCCATTAGGAATGGCTGGAGGATTTTTTGTAGGAAAACAGAGGTAA
- a CDS encoding 3'-5' exonuclease has translation MFAKIKQHFNRKNLTNEDYSFLFDEAPEDEYVVYDTETTGLNPKVDEILSIGALKIRGDKIITSEKFELFVQPTNLISEESIKIHQIRNIDLQNGSKPDEALDKFLHFVGSRPLIGYYLEFDVAMINKYLKPYLGITLPQKQIEVSSMYYDLKTKFIPNANIDLRFDTIMKDLGLPIFGKHDATNDAIMTAMIYLKLKNIDRI, from the coding sequence ATGTTTGCAAAAATAAAACAACATTTCAATAGAAAGAATTTAACAAATGAAGATTACTCATTTTTATTTGATGAGGCACCAGAAGATGAATATGTTGTATATGATACTGAAACAACAGGCTTAAACCCAAAAGTTGATGAAATATTATCTATTGGAGCTTTGAAAATTCGTGGGGATAAAATTATTACTTCTGAGAAGTTTGAATTATTTGTTCAACCAACAAATCTTATTAGTGAAGAGAGTATTAAAATTCATCAAATCAGAAATATAGATTTGCAAAATGGAAGTAAACCTGATGAAGCTTTAGATAAATTTTTACACTTTGTTGGCTCTCGCCCTCTAATTGGGTACTATCTTGAGTTTGATGTTGCAATGATAAATAAATATTTAAAACCATACCTTGGGATAACACTGCCACAAAAACAGATAGAAGTTTCTAGTATGTACTATGATTTAAAAACAAAATTTATACCAAATGCAAACATAGATCTCAGATTTGATACAATTATGAAAGATTTAGGATTACCTATATTTGGAAAACATGACGCAACCAACGATGCTATCATGACGGCTATGATTTACCTGAAATTAAAAAACATAGATAGAATTTAA